In Providencia zhijiangensis, a single window of DNA contains:
- the ilvM gene encoding acetolactate synthase 2 small subunit: MMQHQLSILARFRPEVLERILRVTRHRGFRISSMNVDQLSDSDNVSIELTVSSQRPLAQLCAQLTKLADITEVEIKQQESRLLRTQSAM, encoded by the coding sequence ATGATGCAGCATCAACTCTCGATATTAGCCCGTTTCCGCCCCGAGGTTTTAGAGCGTATTTTGCGAGTGACTCGCCATCGTGGATTTCGGATTAGTTCTATGAATGTGGATCAATTATCAGATAGTGATAATGTAAGTATCGAACTGACTGTCAGCAGCCAAAGACCATTAGCACAGTTATGTGCACAGTTAACGAAGTTGGCTGACATCACTGAAGTTGAAATAAAACAACAAGAATCACGACTATTACGCACACAAAGTGCAATGTAA
- the ilvG gene encoding acetolactate synthase 2 catalytic subunit has translation MNGAQWLVQALRTQGVDTVFGYPGGAIMPVYDALYDGGVEHLLCRHEQGAVIAAIGYARSTGKTGVCIATSGPGATNVITGLADALLDSVPVVAITGQVASEFIGTDAFQEIDVLGLSLACTKHSFLVESIGDLPRILAEAFAIANSGRPGPVLIDIPKDIQLQHADLSPYLMPVEQPDSTSEDAIQQARMLLEQSEKPMLYIGGGVGMSGAVTELRAFIEQTKIPSVVTLKGLGAVHPADKNYLGMLGMHGTKAANISVQRCDLLIAVGARFDDRVTGKLNTFAPNAKVIHIDIDHVELDKLRQTHVALLGDAKALLPQLMVTKNITSWQEEVQQLKQEFGWRYDHPGEPIYAPLLLKQLSDKMKPNTVVTTDVGQHQMWSAQHIVVDGPENFLTSSGLGTMGFGIPAAVGAQVARPEDTVVCVSGDGSFMMNVQELGTIKRKQLPVKILLLDNQRLGMVRQWQELFFEQRYSETILTDNPDFVALANAFGIQGRRITCKSEVDAALDELLASEGAFLLQVSINELENVWPLVPPGASNEKMMEKPL, from the coding sequence ATGAACGGAGCACAGTGGTTAGTTCAAGCATTAAGGACACAAGGCGTTGATACTGTTTTTGGATATCCAGGTGGCGCTATCATGCCTGTTTATGACGCATTGTACGATGGTGGCGTAGAACATTTGTTGTGTCGCCATGAGCAAGGCGCAGTTATCGCAGCCATCGGATATGCTCGTTCGACAGGAAAAACAGGTGTTTGCATTGCGACCTCAGGCCCTGGAGCAACAAACGTGATTACAGGGTTGGCTGACGCATTGCTCGACTCCGTCCCTGTTGTTGCTATCACAGGGCAGGTAGCTTCAGAGTTTATTGGTACAGATGCCTTTCAGGAAATTGATGTTTTAGGGTTATCTCTGGCCTGTACAAAACATAGTTTTTTGGTGGAATCCATAGGGGACTTACCTCGTATTCTCGCTGAAGCTTTCGCAATCGCAAATAGTGGGCGTCCTGGGCCAGTACTGATTGATATTCCGAAAGATATTCAGCTGCAACATGCAGATTTATCCCCCTATTTAATGCCTGTAGAGCAACCAGACTCAACTTCTGAGGATGCAATTCAGCAAGCAAGAATGCTGTTAGAGCAGTCAGAAAAACCAATGTTGTACATTGGTGGTGGAGTCGGGATGTCTGGGGCTGTAACTGAATTGAGAGCCTTTATCGAACAGACAAAGATCCCATCAGTTGTCACCTTGAAAGGTTTAGGAGCAGTGCACCCAGCAGATAAAAACTATCTCGGTATGTTGGGGATGCACGGTACGAAAGCTGCCAATATTTCAGTGCAACGTTGTGATTTACTCATCGCAGTTGGTGCGCGTTTTGACGATAGAGTCACAGGTAAATTAAACACGTTTGCTCCGAATGCGAAAGTTATTCATATCGATATCGATCACGTTGAATTGGATAAATTACGTCAAACTCATGTTGCACTATTGGGTGATGCGAAAGCGTTATTGCCTCAATTGATGGTGACAAAAAACATCACGAGTTGGCAGGAAGAAGTTCAACAGCTTAAGCAGGAGTTTGGTTGGCGTTATGACCACCCAGGTGAACCCATCTACGCCCCATTATTGCTGAAACAACTGTCAGACAAAATGAAACCCAATACCGTTGTTACAACAGATGTTGGTCAGCACCAAATGTGGTCTGCTCAACATATTGTTGTTGATGGACCAGAGAACTTTTTAACTTCAAGCGGGTTAGGAACGATGGGTTTTGGGATCCCGGCAGCAGTGGGTGCTCAAGTCGCTCGACCTGAAGATACTGTTGTTTGTGTATCTGGCGATGGTTCTTTCATGATGAATGTCCAAGAGCTAGGAACGATTAAACGCAAACAGTTACCCGTTAAGATTTTATTGTTAGATAACCAACGCTTAGGAATGGTTCGTCAATGGCAAGAGCTGTTTTTCGAGCAACGCTACAGTGAAACCATTTTGACTGACAACCCAGACTTTGTTGCATTAGCGAACGCTTTTGGCATTCAAGGTCGCCGTATTACATGTAAATCAGAAGTGGACGCAGCACTCGATGAGCTACTGGCAAGTGAAGGTGCGTTTTTATTACAGGTATCAATTAATGAATTAGAAAATGTCTGGCCATTGGTTCCACCAGGGGCTAGTAACGAAAAAATGATGGAGAAACCGTTATGA
- the ilvL gene encoding ilv operon leader peptide — translation MNKFIQVISLIISVVVIIIPPCGAALGRRRLK, via the coding sequence ATGAACAAATTCATCCAAGTGATTAGCCTAATTATTAGCGTGGTGGTGATTATTATCCCACCGTGCGGGGCTGCACTTGGACGACGAAGGCTGAAATAG
- a CDS encoding YifB family Mg chelatase-like AAA ATPase, producing the protein MTLAIVYTRASIGLDAPLVTVEAHISNGLPGLTLVGLPETAVKEARDRVRSAMVNSGFEYPVKKMTVNLAPADLPKESGRYDLAIAIAILAASGQIPDQLLERHEFLGELALSGDIRYVNGGIPAAQAAISQNRQLILSKDNQYQLSLLADSSVSFATSLLELCHYLHQKSTLSTNQQVIQHADPSDYENDICDIIGQEQGKRALEISAAGGHNLLLLGPPGTGKTMLAHRLITLLPSLTPQEALEVTALHSLSQTMETIDKWPTRPFRCPHHNTSMTALIGGGSLPKPGEISLAHHGILFLDELPEFTRSVLDSLREPLESHQIIISRAKAKVCFPANFQLIAALNPSPTGHYQGEMSRSSPAKVLRYLSRVSGPFLDRFDLSIEIPLLPLGTLSQQTHQGETSKQIRLRVIEARNQQINRAGKINSQLTASETTKTCLLATEDALFLENALNKLGLSIRAWHRILRVSRTIADLNYSSNIQREHLLEALGYRAMDKLLLHLQKQVS; encoded by the coding sequence ATGACGTTAGCGATTGTTTACACTCGAGCATCTATTGGATTAGACGCTCCACTTGTCACTGTTGAAGCGCATATTAGTAATGGACTACCGGGGTTAACTTTAGTTGGGTTACCAGAAACGGCAGTTAAAGAAGCGCGAGATAGAGTACGGAGTGCTATGGTTAATAGCGGCTTTGAATATCCTGTAAAAAAGATGACGGTAAACTTAGCGCCAGCAGATTTACCGAAGGAAAGTGGTCGCTATGATTTAGCTATTGCGATTGCAATACTTGCTGCATCCGGACAAATTCCTGATCAATTATTAGAGCGCCATGAGTTTCTTGGTGAATTAGCGCTCTCCGGAGATATACGTTATGTCAATGGCGGGATCCCTGCCGCTCAAGCGGCAATAAGTCAAAATAGGCAATTAATTCTATCGAAAGATAATCAATATCAACTCAGTTTATTAGCTGATAGCAGCGTCAGTTTTGCCACATCTTTACTGGAACTTTGCCATTACTTGCATCAAAAAAGTACACTATCGACTAATCAACAAGTTATTCAACATGCTGATCCCTCTGACTATGAAAACGATATTTGCGATATCATAGGCCAAGAGCAAGGAAAGCGAGCATTAGAAATCAGCGCAGCAGGTGGGCACAATTTATTATTGCTAGGTCCTCCCGGTACAGGTAAAACTATGTTAGCCCACCGGTTGATAACTTTACTGCCGTCCTTAACGCCTCAAGAAGCTCTAGAAGTCACAGCATTACATAGCCTTAGCCAAACCATGGAAACCATAGATAAGTGGCCTACACGACCATTTAGATGCCCTCACCACAATACATCAATGACCGCTTTGATTGGTGGTGGTTCATTACCTAAGCCAGGAGAGATATCCCTCGCCCATCACGGTATATTATTTTTAGATGAATTACCTGAATTCACACGCTCTGTATTAGACTCTTTACGAGAACCACTAGAATCTCATCAAATTATCATTTCAAGAGCAAAGGCTAAGGTGTGTTTCCCTGCTAACTTCCAATTAATTGCAGCCCTTAACCCTAGCCCCACAGGACATTACCAAGGAGAAATGAGTCGTTCCTCTCCAGCAAAGGTACTACGTTACTTATCACGCGTTTCAGGGCCATTCTTAGATAGGTTTGATCTCTCTATTGAGATACCTTTACTCCCTCTAGGTACTTTAAGCCAGCAAACGCATCAAGGCGAAACTAGCAAACAAATTCGCTTACGAGTTATTGAAGCAAGAAACCAACAAATCAATCGAGCTGGTAAAATTAATAGTCAGCTAACCGCAAGTGAAACAACAAAAACCTGCCTACTGGCCACTGAAGATGCACTATTCTTAGAGAATGCACTTAATAAACTAGGGCTATCTATTCGTGCTTGGCACAGAATTCTTAGAGTTTCTAGAACAATTGCAGATCTTAATTATTCATCGAATATACAACGGGAACATTTACTAGAGGCGCTAGGATATCGAGCAATGGATAAGTTATTGCTTCATTTGCAAAAACAAGTAAGCTGA
- a CDS encoding DUF413 domain-containing protein, translated as MADSFITTNRFFDNKHYPRGFSRHGDFTIKEAQLLERHGQAFNELDTGKRAAQTEEEKLFVAVCRGEREPTTLEEKVWVKYSSRINRPKRFHTLSGGKPQIDPTEDYTDTDD; from the coding sequence ATGGCAGATAGCTTCATCACGACTAATCGTTTTTTTGATAATAAACATTACCCACGTGGCTTTTCTCGTCATGGTGATTTCACCATCAAAGAAGCTCAGTTGCTAGAACGTCATGGCCAAGCTTTCAATGAGCTTGATACAGGAAAACGCGCAGCGCAAACAGAAGAAGAAAAATTATTCGTCGCTGTTTGCCGTGGAGAGCGCGAACCTACAACCCTTGAAGAAAAGGTATGGGTGAAATATTCTAGCAGAATTAATCGTCCGAAGCGCTTCCATACACTATCAGGTGGTAAACCACAGATAGATCCAACAGAAGACTATACCGATACGGATGATTAA
- the hdfR gene encoding HTH-type transcriptional regulator HdfR, which translates to MRVDSELLRTFLEVSRTRHFGRAAESLYLTQSAVSFRIRQLETQLGTSLFTRHRNNIRLTAAGERLVPYAESLMNTWLQAKKEITHASQHTELSIGATSSLWESYLTGWLEVLYSQHDELRLEARVSTRQSLVKQLHSRELDLLIAIEPPKMDEFESTIIGSIQLQLMASQKNIALTQYNFIKLEWGADFHPKNEPTLLQDDSPVMITTSAEITRQLLPVSLSAAFLPAHWLQHYPTLKTLSNNVITKPLYAIWLKKNDQQVLINQLIKTPIPNTQ; encoded by the coding sequence ATACGTGTGGACAGCGAGTTATTAAGAACTTTTTTAGAAGTCAGTAGAACCAGACACTTCGGCAGAGCCGCAGAATCTCTCTACTTAACCCAGTCTGCCGTTAGCTTTCGTATCAGACAGTTAGAAACACAATTAGGCACAAGCCTATTCACACGACACCGTAATAATATTCGTTTAACTGCTGCTGGAGAACGTTTAGTTCCCTATGCTGAATCTCTAATGAATACATGGCTTCAAGCCAAAAAAGAGATCACACACGCATCCCAACATACAGAACTGTCTATTGGCGCAACGTCATCATTATGGGAAAGCTATCTCACTGGCTGGTTAGAGGTTCTATATAGCCAACATGATGAACTACGATTAGAAGCACGCGTTTCCACACGTCAATCACTCGTAAAACAGTTACATTCTAGAGAATTAGACTTACTGATAGCGATCGAACCACCAAAAATGGATGAATTTGAAAGTACCATCATTGGTTCTATTCAACTTCAATTAATGGCTTCTCAAAAGAACATAGCCCTTACTCAATATAATTTTATCAAGTTAGAATGGGGAGCTGATTTTCACCCCAAAAATGAGCCAACTCTACTGCAAGATGATTCCCCTGTAATGATTACGACGTCTGCAGAAATTACGCGTCAATTATTGCCTGTATCGCTTTCAGCGGCATTTTTACCAGCACATTGGCTCCAACATTATCCAACGTTAAAAACACTCTCAAATAACGTTATTACTAAGCCTTTATATGCCATTTGGCTGAAAAAAAATGATCAGCAAGTCCTAATTAATCAACTTATTAAAACACCAATACCAAACACACAATAG
- a CDS encoding gamma carbonic anhydrase family protein, protein MNTSLRPYLETFPSVAATVFIDPSSIVIGDVRLAEDVSIWPLSVLRGDVNYISIGARTNIQDGSVLHVTHKSTSNPDGNPLIIGEDVTVGHKVMLHGCTIGNRVLVGMGSIVIDGAIIEDDVVVGANSLVTQGKKLESGYLYMGSPAKAIRKLTEAELNHLRYSANNYVEWKNNYLSSSNS, encoded by the coding sequence ATGAATACATCTTTAAGACCTTATTTAGAAACCTTCCCTTCTGTCGCTGCTACTGTTTTTATTGATCCATCTTCTATCGTCATTGGAGATGTTCGCTTAGCCGAAGATGTAAGTATCTGGCCACTATCAGTACTACGTGGTGATGTGAATTATATCTCTATAGGTGCACGAACAAATATTCAGGATGGTTCCGTACTACATGTCACCCACAAGTCCACCAGCAATCCTGATGGAAATCCGTTAATCATTGGGGAAGATGTCACTGTTGGGCATAAAGTCATGCTGCACGGATGCACGATCGGTAACCGAGTTCTTGTCGGTATGGGCTCTATCGTGATCGATGGGGCTATTATTGAAGATGATGTAGTGGTCGGCGCTAATAGCCTCGTCACTCAAGGAAAAAAATTGGAGTCTGGCTACTTATATATGGGAAGCCCAGCCAAAGCGATTCGAAAACTTACCGAAGCTGAACTTAACCATTTACGTTATTCAGCTAATAATTATGTTGAGTGGAAAAATAATTACTTATCGTCCAGCAATTCATAG
- a CDS encoding DUF1488 domain-containing protein codes for MNQAIQFPDREMWDTAISKVRFPVLVNGLLSECVVSQTLLIKRYGQNETPLALFQHYRWDIEEEFEALIEQGLDNEHGFYELLDDK; via the coding sequence ATGAATCAGGCGATTCAATTTCCAGATAGGGAAATGTGGGACACAGCTATTAGTAAGGTGCGTTTTCCTGTTTTAGTTAATGGACTACTTTCAGAGTGTGTTGTTTCACAAACCCTACTTATTAAACGATATGGTCAGAATGAAACTCCACTGGCGCTTTTTCAGCATTATCGCTGGGATATAGAAGAAGAGTTCGAGGCCTTGATTGAGCAAGGACTCGACAATGAACATGGCTTCTATGAATTGCTGGACGATAAGTAA
- the aroE gene encoding shikimate dehydrogenase, protein MGMFAVFGNPIQHSKSPSIHQMFAKQTGIDLEYQKILAPVEDFEAYLSDFFEKGGQGANITLPFKERAFQFVSELTERAQTCGAVNTIRKLDNHRLLGDNTDGAGLLLDLQRLGFVSPSSKILVIGAGGATRGALLPLLEYGCDITLTNRTFIKAESLAHQFSVLGKIQSRPMEQLISAEFDLIINGTSSGVAGEIPKISPELFSQQTACYDMFYQRGLTPFLSFAKQHQVNKLADGLGMLVGQAAFAFKLWHGVIPEIEPVLKELKKELE, encoded by the coding sequence ATGGGAATGTTTGCAGTTTTTGGTAACCCGATTCAACACAGTAAATCACCGTCAATACATCAAATGTTTGCCAAGCAGACAGGCATTGATCTTGAATACCAGAAAATACTTGCTCCCGTAGAAGATTTTGAAGCTTATTTATCAGACTTTTTTGAAAAAGGCGGGCAGGGTGCAAACATTACATTACCGTTTAAAGAAAGGGCATTTCAATTCGTTTCAGAATTGACGGAAAGAGCTCAAACCTGTGGTGCCGTAAATACGATTAGAAAACTCGATAATCATCGTTTGTTGGGTGACAATACGGATGGTGCGGGATTATTGCTTGATTTACAGCGCCTTGGGTTTGTATCGCCTTCAAGCAAAATATTGGTTATTGGAGCTGGTGGTGCAACTCGCGGCGCTCTATTGCCTCTACTTGAGTACGGCTGCGATATTACGTTGACTAACCGAACCTTTATAAAAGCAGAATCTTTAGCTCACCAGTTTTCGGTTCTTGGGAAAATACAGAGTAGACCAATGGAGCAGCTCATTTCAGCAGAGTTTGATCTAATCATTAATGGTACTTCTTCTGGAGTGGCTGGTGAGATCCCTAAAATCAGTCCTGAACTATTTTCTCAACAGACCGCATGTTATGACATGTTTTATCAACGAGGTTTAACCCCCTTTTTGTCATTCGCTAAGCAGCATCAAGTGAATAAGCTAGCGGATGGCTTAGGTATGCTGGTTGGGCAAGCGGCATTTGCTTTTAAACTTTGGCATGGAGTGATACCAGAGATTGAGCCAGTATTAAAAGAGTTAAAAAAGGAACTTGAATAA
- the tsaC gene encoding L-threonylcarbamoyladenylate synthase type 1 TsaC — protein sequence MQNQSTPAIKNIIEALKQQQVIAYPTEAVFGLGCDPDSEVAVNKLLELKQRPWEKGLILIADNYEQLKNYVDDSKLNEQQRQAMFATWPGPVTWVIPAKKTTPKWLTGQFDTLAVRVTNHELVKELCSEYGKPIVSTSANLSGLEPCRTTEEVIAQFKETIPVLDGAVGGRLNPSEIRDALTGQLYRKG from the coding sequence ATGCAAAATCAATCTACACCTGCAATTAAAAATATTATTGAAGCACTGAAACAACAACAAGTTATCGCTTATCCCACTGAAGCTGTTTTTGGCTTAGGATGTGACCCTGATAGTGAGGTTGCGGTAAATAAATTACTTGAATTGAAACAGCGCCCTTGGGAAAAAGGGTTAATTTTGATTGCTGATAATTATGAGCAACTCAAAAATTATGTCGATGACAGCAAACTTAATGAGCAACAGCGTCAAGCGATGTTTGCTACGTGGCCAGGACCTGTCACTTGGGTAATTCCTGCAAAGAAAACAACACCAAAATGGTTAACGGGTCAATTTGATACTTTAGCTGTTCGTGTCACAAACCATGAGTTAGTGAAAGAGCTTTGCAGTGAATATGGCAAACCAATCGTATCAACGAGTGCAAATTTGAGTGGATTAGAACCATGTCGAACTACAGAAGAAGTGATTGCACAGTTTAAAGAAACGATCCCCGTTCTTGATGGGGCTGTTGGTGGAAGATTGAATCCATCAGAAATTCGAGATGCTTTGACTGGGCAATTATATCGTAAAGGATAA
- a CDS encoding type I DNA topoisomerase produces MSKQLPFDTDKNEYCPECNSLLVIRNGAHGPFLACSGYPQCHYIKPLRAVAETHIVKVLEGQSCPKCGYDLVLKQGRFGMFIGCSHYPECEHTELIDKPDETKVPCPQCQTGNLLQRKSRFGKTFYACDNYPNCQFILNNKPVVGKCQSCEYPLLMEKKVGQGVRLFCASKRCGKLQEES; encoded by the coding sequence ATGTCGAAGCAATTGCCTTTTGATACAGATAAAAATGAATACTGTCCTGAATGTAACTCTTTGCTCGTTATCCGTAACGGAGCTCATGGGCCTTTTTTAGCATGTTCTGGTTACCCTCAATGTCATTATATTAAGCCATTAAGAGCTGTTGCAGAGACTCACATTGTCAAAGTATTGGAAGGTCAAAGCTGTCCTAAATGCGGGTATGATTTGGTATTAAAACAAGGGCGTTTTGGGATGTTTATCGGTTGTAGCCACTATCCTGAATGTGAACATACAGAGCTCATCGATAAACCGGATGAAACTAAGGTTCCTTGTCCTCAATGCCAAACAGGCAATTTGCTACAAAGAAAATCCCGTTTTGGTAAAACTTTTTATGCTTGCGATAATTATCCTAACTGTCAGTTTATCCTGAATAATAAGCCTGTAGTGGGAAAATGTCAGTCTTGTGAATACCCATTACTTATGGAAAAAAAGGTTGGACAGGGAGTAAGATTGTTCTGTGCCAGCAAACGCTGCGGTAAGTTACAAGAAGAATCATGA